A single Nicotiana tabacum cultivar K326 chromosome 5, ASM71507v2, whole genome shotgun sequence DNA region contains:
- the LOC107815174 gene encoding calmodulin-7 isoform X2, translating into MADQLTDDQISEFKEAFSLFDKDGDGCITTKELGTVMRSLGQNPTEAELQDMINEVDADGNGTIDFPEFLNLMARKMKDTDSEEELKEAFRVFDKDQNGFISAAELRHVMTNLGEKLTDEEVDEMIREADVDGDGQINYEEFVKVMMAK; encoded by the exons atggcGGATCAGCTAACCGATGACCAGATCTCTGAGTTCAAGGAGGCCTTCAGCCTATTCGACAAGGACGGAGATG GTTGCATCACGACTAAGGAGCTTGGGACTGTGATGAGGTCGCTCGGACAGAACCCCACCGAAGCAGAGCTCCAAGACATGATAAACGAGGTGGATGCAGATGGTAACGGAACCATTGACTTCCCTGAGTTTCTAAACCTCATGGCCAGGAAAATGAAGGATACTGACTCCGAGGAGGAACTGAAAGAGGCGTTCAGAGTGTTCGACAAGGATCAGAATGGCTTCATCTCCGCTGCTGAGCTTCGTCATGTGATGACTAACCTTGGGGAGAAGCTTACTGATGAAGAAGTTGATGAGATGATTAGGGAAGCAGATGTCGATGGTGATGGTCAAATTAACTATGAGGAGTTTGTTAAGGTCATGATGGCTAAGTAA
- the LOC107815174 gene encoding calmodulin-2/4 isoform X1, whose translation MTRSLSSRRPSAYSTRTEMVRAYKLPRIDRLALLFSGHKLEGCITTKELGTVMRSLGQNPTEAELQDMINEVDADGNGTIDFPEFLNLMARKMKDTDSEEELKEAFRVFDKDQNGFISAAELRHVMTNLGEKLTDEEVDEMIREADVDGDGQINYEEFVKVMMAK comes from the exons ATGACCAGATCTCTGAGTTCAAGGAGGCCTTCAGCCTATTCGACAAGGACGGAGATG gTACGGGCTTATAAGTTACCCAGAATTGATCGTTTAGCTTTGTTATTTTCTGGACATAAGTTGGAAG GTTGCATCACGACTAAGGAGCTTGGGACTGTGATGAGGTCGCTCGGACAGAACCCCACCGAAGCAGAGCTCCAAGACATGATAAACGAGGTGGATGCAGATGGTAACGGAACCATTGACTTCCCTGAGTTTCTAAACCTCATGGCCAGGAAAATGAAGGATACTGACTCCGAGGAGGAACTGAAAGAGGCGTTCAGAGTGTTCGACAAGGATCAGAATGGCTTCATCTCCGCTGCTGAGCTTCGTCATGTGATGACTAACCTTGGGGAGAAGCTTACTGATGAAGAAGTTGATGAGATGATTAGGGAAGCAGATGTCGATGGTGATGGTCAAATTAACTATGAGGAGTTTGTTAAGGTCATGATGGCTAAGTAA
- the LOC107815172 gene encoding ubiquitin-conjugating enzyme E2 22, with the protein MATNENLPPNVIKQLAKELKNLDETPPEGIKVGVNDDDFSTIYADIEGPAGTPYENGVFRMKLILTHDFPHSPPKGYFLTRIFHPNIASNGEICVNALKKDWNPSLGLRHVLMVVRCLLIEPFPESALNEQAGKMLLDNYDEYARHARLYTSIHAKPKTKLKTGVISESTTALNVGQTNTSPCNVDQKTAISGVTPLQQPSPLAPTANIVKGGNSLDQPPAPGSTADSAVSGSAAPPSVTLKKEAGLHKLPADKKKIDARKKSLKRL; encoded by the exons ATG GCAACTAATGAAAATCTACCACCAAACGTGATAAAACAATTGGCGAAGGAATTGAAAAATCTTGACGAAACTCCTCCCGAAGGCATCAAAGTAGGTGTAAACGATGATGATTTTTCAACCATATATGCTGATATCGAGGGCCCAG CTGGAACCCCCTATGAGAACGGGGTTTTCCGCATGAAGTTGATTTTGACACACGATTTCCCTCATTCCCCACCCAAAG GTTATTTTCTGACCAGGATTTTTCATCCCAACATTGCTTCCAATGGTGAAATTTGTGTCAATGCTCTGAAAAAAGATTGGAATCCTAGTTTGGGCCTACGACATGTTCTCATG GTGGTAAGGTGTTTACTGATCGAGCCATTTCCAGAATCTGCGTTAAATGAGCAAGCTGGTAAAATGCTGCTTGATAATTATGACGAGTATGCTAGACATGCAAG GCTTTATACCAGTATTCATGCTAAACCAAAGACTAAGTTAAAAACAGGAGTTATATCCGAGTCGACTACAGCCCTAAATGTTGGCCAGACAAATACTTCACCGTGTAACGTTGATCAGAAGACTGCAATATCTGGAGTTACACCTCTCCAACAGCCTTCTCCATTAGCCCCTACAGCTAACATTGTAAAAGGAGGAAACAGTCTAGACCAGCCGCCAGCCCCAGGTTCAACTGCGGACTCAGCGGTTAGTGGATCAGCAGCACCACCATCGGTAACCCTGAAGAAGGAAGCTGGATTGCATAAACTCCCTGCAGATAAAAAGAAGATTGATGCAAGAAAGAAAAGCTTGAAGAGATTATAA